One Deltaproteobacteria bacterium genomic window carries:
- a CDS encoding TIGR03905 family TSCPD domain-containing protein, which yields MYIFKTKGVCAREIHFDLEGDTIKWVRYVGGGCPGNAETVARLLKGERVERVIPLLKGIPCREKGSCPDQLAHALSLVREGLLEKAPPIPVQEDPEIRSRVFVLAELNGDLESLEHFCREVESGRPDAVYCLGNQVMRGGSNDAVVERVRKEEWICVQGPADRMAALGNDGMEKKEGAGEFFLKAVNRDCLLTLPLMCVFQVGSSRCLAFYDGFLQDLDGFSDYSPYSTELIVVSNLSDYLQDEDVFPAVETMTRQFSVDAVLFAHTGRNKHVRLGTVDLVNVGALNKEGRRSYAVLEQENDELAISFRRF from the coding sequence ATGTATATTTTCAAGACAAAAGGAGTATGCGCCCGGGAGATCCACTTTGACCTCGAAGGGGACACGATAAAGTGGGTCCGATATGTCGGCGGCGGATGTCCGGGGAATGCCGAGACCGTTGCCCGTCTTCTGAAGGGCGAGCGGGTCGAACGGGTCATCCCTTTACTGAAGGGGATTCCCTGCCGCGAAAAGGGATCATGTCCCGATCAGTTGGCCCATGCGTTGAGCCTGGTCCGGGAGGGATTGCTGGAAAAAGCGCCGCCCATACCGGTTCAGGAAGATCCGGAAATCCGATCCCGGGTGTTTGTGCTCGCGGAATTGAACGGCGACCTCGAGTCGCTGGAGCATTTCTGTCGGGAAGTGGAGAGCGGGCGTCCTGATGCGGTGTACTGCCTGGGAAATCAGGTCATGCGGGGCGGCTCCAACGATGCGGTGGTCGAACGGGTCAGAAAAGAAGAATGGATATGCGTTCAGGGTCCGGCGGATCGAATGGCTGCGCTGGGAAACGACGGAATGGAAAAGAAAGAGGGAGCCGGCGAATTTTTCCTGAAAGCGGTAAATCGGGATTGTCTCCTGACATTGCCCCTTATGTGTGTGTTTCAAGTCGGCTCCAGCCGGTGTCTGGCCTTCTATGACGGCTTCTTGCAAGATTTGGACGGCTTTTCGGATTATTCTCCGTATTCTACGGAGCTGATCGTAGTGAGTAACTTGAGCGACTATCTTCAGGACGAAGACGTGTTTCCCGCCGTCGAGACGATGACGCGGCAATTCAGCGTGGACGCGGTTCTCTTCGCTCACACCGGGAGGAATAAGCACGTCCGGCTGGGAACGGTGGATTTGGTGAACGTAGGCGCCCTCAACAAGGAAGGCCGACGTAGCTATGCGGTTCTGGAACAAGAAAACGATGAACTGGCCATATCGTTTCGCCGGTTTTGA